A region from the Spiroplasma taiwanense CT-1 genome encodes:
- the metG gene encoding methionine--tRNA ligase, translating into MKKNFFVTTPIYYPSGKLHIGHAYTTTLADVIARFKKEDGYDVFFLTGSDEHGQKIQQKAKENNLSPKEYVDPIIESFKNLWNLLDISYDRFIRTTDDDHIEAVQKIFSELVEKDLIFLSKYKGKYCISCEEFLTSEQMDDFFIHDVCQNVAIDFSEETYMLRVSKFQKYLQKLFESNFLEPETRKKEMLNNFINNDLEDLSVTRVNFDWGIPINENKRHVIYVWIDALSNYITALGYKTKDDELFKKFWAKDTEILQIIGKEITRFHSIYWPVILNSLNLRMPDKILSHGWILSSSKKMSKSIGNVIDPLEIINNFSSDALRFYIINNLPTDKDGNFSEELFIESFNNNLANNVGNLISRVSNMIIKYFDGLLPVIDISKEKLTKNGFEVIDEYKDLMNKYNFSEAISVVLKFSQELNKFIEDSKPWNLEKENKIEELAKVLSILQRNIIIISYLLKPILVKSYSKMIMQMGLKPDEVNFKSLFKELKFRKITDKLILFERIK; encoded by the coding sequence ATGAAAAAAAATTTTTTTGTTACAACTCCAATTTATTATCCAAGTGGAAAATTGCATATTGGGCATGCTTATACAACAACTCTTGCGGATGTTATTGCTAGGTTTAAAAAGGAAGATGGATATGATGTTTTTTTTCTAACAGGTTCAGATGAACATGGACAAAAAATTCAACAAAAAGCAAAAGAAAATAATTTAAGTCCTAAAGAATATGTTGATCCAATAATAGAATCTTTTAAAAACCTTTGAAATCTTTTAGATATTAGTTATGATAGATTTATAAGAACAACAGATGATGATCATATTGAAGCAGTACAAAAAATTTTTAGTGAATTAGTGGAAAAAGATTTAATTTTTTTATCAAAATACAAAGGGAAATATTGTATTAGTTGTGAAGAATTTCTAACATCAGAGCAAATGGATGATTTTTTTATTCATGACGTGTGTCAAAATGTAGCAATTGATTTTTCAGAAGAAACATATATGTTAAGAGTTTCAAAATTCCAAAAATATTTACAAAAATTATTTGAATCAAATTTTTTAGAGCCAGAAACTAGAAAAAAAGAAATGTTAAATAATTTTATTAATAATGATTTAGAAGACCTTTCGGTAACAAGAGTGAATTTTGATTGAGGAATTCCAATAAATGAAAATAAAAGGCATGTAATTTATGTATGAATTGATGCACTTTCAAATTATATTACTGCACTTGGTTATAAAACAAAAGATGATGAATTATTTAAAAAATTTTGAGCAAAAGATACTGAAATTTTACAAATAATTGGAAAAGAAATAACAAGATTTCACTCAATTTACTGACCTGTTATTTTAAATTCTTTAAATTTAAGAATGCCAGATAAAATTTTATCTCATGGTTGAATTTTAAGTAGTTCCAAAAAAATGTCAAAGTCTATTGGAAATGTGATTGATCCATTGGAAATAATAAATAATTTTTCAAGTGATGCATTAAGATTTTATATTATAAATAATTTACCAACAGATAAAGATGGTAATTTTTCAGAAGAATTATTTATTGAATCATTTAATAATAATCTTGCAAATAATGTTGGTAATTTAATTTCAAGAGTTTCAAATATGATAATTAAATATTTTGATGGATTATTACCAGTTATTGATATTTCAAAAGAAAAATTAACTAAAAATGGATTCGAAGTTATTGATGAATATAAAGATTTGATGAATAAATATAATTTTTCAGAAGCAATTTCTGTAGTATTAAAATTTTCACAAGAATTAAATAAATTTATTGAAGACTCAAAACCTTGAAATTTAGAAAAGGAAAATAAAATTGAGGAACTTGCAAAAGTACTTTCAATTTTGCAAAGAAACATTATTATTATTTCTTATTTATTAAAGCCAATTTTAGTTAAATCATATTCAAAAATGATTATGCAAATGGGTTTAAAACCTGATGAAGTAAATTTTAAATCTTTATTTAAAGAATTAAAATTTAGAAAAATAACTGATAAATTAATTTTATTTGAAAGAATAAAATAA
- a CDS encoding phosphoribosyltransferase gives MDTQKLVTLVTEEEIKAAIVKAAADFAKLYENEQLTIVADLSSSFIFIADLIRELPIDVTIQFVTTPIHEEKDKRVKIDLGLKTTLKDKNVLIVNDILFNGNSLSRLYNLVKEEEPKDIKILTLIEKNSKTREFSEDYTTLFKIDDNFVVGYGLTYKESYRGLKGIYSLVIKED, from the coding sequence ATGGACACACAAAAATTAGTAACTTTAGTAACAGAAGAGGAAATAAAGGCTGCAATTGTTAAAGCAGCAGCAGATTTTGCAAAATTATATGAAAATGAGCAATTAACAATTGTAGCAGATTTATCAAGTTCATTTATTTTTATTGCAGATTTGATTAGAGAATTGCCAATTGATGTAACTATTCAATTTGTTACAACTCCAATTCATGAAGAAAAAGATAAGAGAGTTAAAATTGATTTGGGATTAAAAACAACACTTAAGGATAAAAATGTTTTAATTGTTAATGATATTTTATTTAATGGTAATTCTTTATCTCGGTTATACAATTTAGTAAAAGAGGAAGAACCAAAGGATATAAAAATTTTAACTTTAATTGAAAAAAACTCAAAAACACGAGAATTTAGTGAAGATTATACAACACTTTTTAAAATTGATGATAATTTTGTAGTTGGCTATGGACTAACTTATAAAGAAAGTTATAGAGGACTTAAAGGAATCTATAGTTTAGTTATTAAAGAGGATTAA
- the purB gene encoding adenylosuccinate lyase, translating to MLKRYCIEEIEKIWSDEEKIKVWLDVEIEVAKAWMELGVIPKNDFHKIKTSASVKLSRMLELETETKHDVVAFTRAISESLDSERKWIHLGLTSTDIVDTAQNKIIQNSNEILLKYLEDLLLVLKNKALENKEVLIMGRTHGMYGEPTSLGLKFLLWFDEINRQLERFNLARKQIEVAKISGSMGNYANLEIEIEEKVAKNLNLGIDNISTQVTQRDRHAFLVSIIANIATTLEKMATEIRHFQRSEVQEICEGFDKKQKGSSSMPHKKNPISSENICGLARYVRSFVTTAFENNILWHERDISHSSNERLILPDIYNIIVYVIKRMTNTIDDLVINHENITRHISEQKGIFFSQRILTYILIKYDFSREEIYDFIQECTLECQKTNKEFKEILLEKGILKFISSENELNNLFNLSIFTRNIDKMFRKVMTK from the coding sequence ATGCTTAAACGTTATTGTATAGAAGAAATTGAAAAAATTTGGTCAGATGAAGAGAAGATTAAAGTTTGATTAGATGTTGAAATTGAAGTTGCAAAAGCTTGAATGGAATTAGGAGTTATTCCAAAAAATGACTTTCATAAAATAAAAACTAGCGCCTCAGTTAAATTGTCAAGAATGCTTGAACTTGAGACAGAAACTAAACATGACGTTGTTGCATTTACAAGAGCAATTTCAGAATCACTTGATTCTGAAAGAAAATGAATTCACTTAGGTTTAACATCTACAGATATTGTAGATACAGCTCAAAATAAAATAATTCAAAATTCAAATGAAATTTTACTTAAATATCTTGAAGATCTTTTACTTGTTTTAAAAAATAAGGCTTTAGAAAATAAAGAAGTTTTAATAATGGGAAGAACTCATGGTATGTATGGTGAACCAACCTCTTTAGGATTAAAATTCTTATTATGATTTGATGAAATTAATCGTCAGTTAGAAAGATTTAATTTAGCAAGAAAACAAATTGAAGTTGCAAAAATTTCTGGGTCAATGGGAAACTATGCAAATTTAGAAATTGAGATTGAAGAAAAAGTTGCTAAAAATTTAAACTTAGGTATTGATAACATATCCACACAAGTAACTCAAAGGGATAGACATGCTTTTTTAGTTTCAATAATAGCAAATATTGCAACAACATTAGAAAAAATGGCTACTGAAATTAGGCATTTCCAAAGAAGTGAAGTTCAAGAAATTTGTGAAGGTTTTGATAAAAAACAAAAAGGTTCAAGTTCAATGCCTCATAAAAAAAATCCTATAAGCTCTGAAAATATTTGTGGTCTTGCAAGATATGTAAGATCATTTGTAACAACTGCTTTTGAAAATAATATTTTATGACATGAGAGAGATATTTCACATAGTTCTAATGAAAGATTAATATTACCAGATATTTATAATATAATAGTATATGTAATAAAAAGAATGACAAACACTATAGATGATTTAGTTATAAATCATGAGAATATTACTAGACATATTTCAGAGCAAAAAGGAATATTTTTTAGTCAAAGAATATTAACTTATATACTTATAAAATATGATTTTTCAAGAGAAGAAATTTATGATTTTATTCAAGAATGCACTTTAGAATGTCAAAAAACAAATAAAGAATTTAAAGAAATTCTTTTAGAAAAGGGAATTTTAAAATTTATTTCTTCAGAAAATGAATTAAATAATTTATTTAATTTGAGTATTTTTACAAGAAATATAGATAAAATGTTTAGAAAGGTAATGACAAAATAA
- a CDS encoding adenylosuccinate synthase, with protein sequence MQKYNSLVIVGAQWGDEGKGKMTDYFAQKTDLVVRFSGGDNAGHVINFNGKKHKVTIIPSGIFNKRVINIIANGCVVNLTKLVEEFNIIKNSSIEHGKLLISDRVQLIFPYHIKIDECQEEAKGSKKIGTTKRGIGPAYQDKVSRIGIRLGEVSDPDFKEKFKEVYDYQMKFLKNVFNQEPLNFEEMYNDLISAYNLIKEDIIDCGSYIEAAIKEGKRVLFEGAQGALLDIDHGTYPYVTSSNTSANNVSIGSGISHKLINTTIGVVKAYSTRVGQGAFPTELINEIGNGIRERGHEYGSNTKRPRRVGWIDAVALKHAIRTSGLDCIFITLLDVLSGIDELKICVKYEMNGRELNSIPATNFKYEQCKPIYIDTPGWAEDISNATSFDQLPNEAKNYLKLIEKICEIKITGFSVGPDRNQTVVLEHLF encoded by the coding sequence ATGCAAAAATATAATTCATTAGTAATAGTTGGTGCACAATGAGGTGATGAGGGTAAAGGAAAAATGACTGATTACTTTGCTCAAAAAACAGATCTTGTTGTAAGATTTTCTGGTGGGGATAATGCTGGTCATGTTATTAATTTTAATGGTAAAAAACATAAGGTCACAATTATACCGTCTGGAATTTTTAATAAAAGAGTTATAAATATAATTGCAAATGGATGTGTAGTTAATTTAACCAAATTAGTTGAAGAATTTAATATTATAAAAAATAGCAGTATTGAACATGGAAAGTTATTAATTTCAGATAGAGTTCAATTGATCTTTCCTTATCATATAAAAATAGATGAGTGTCAAGAAGAAGCAAAAGGGAGTAAAAAAATAGGTACTACAAAAAGGGGTATTGGACCAGCCTACCAAGATAAAGTTTCAAGAATTGGAATTAGATTAGGAGAAGTGAGTGATCCTGATTTTAAAGAAAAATTTAAAGAAGTTTATGATTACCAAATGAAATTTTTAAAAAATGTCTTTAATCAAGAACCGTTAAATTTTGAAGAAATGTATAATGACTTAATTAGTGCATATAATTTAATTAAAGAAGACATTATAGATTGTGGTTCATATATTGAGGCTGCAATCAAAGAAGGAAAAAGAGTTCTTTTTGAAGGAGCACAAGGTGCTTTGTTAGATATTGATCATGGAACATACCCATACGTTACTAGTTCAAATACTTCTGCTAATAATGTTTCAATCGGAAGCGGAATAAGTCATAAATTAATAAATACTACTATTGGAGTAGTAAAAGCCTATTCTACAAGAGTTGGCCAAGGCGCTTTTCCAACAGAATTAATTAATGAAATTGGTAATGGAATAAGAGAAAGAGGGCATGAATATGGTTCAAACACAAAAAGACCAAGAAGAGTTGGTTGAATTGATGCAGTTGCATTAAAGCATGCAATTAGAACATCAGGATTAGATTGTATTTTTATTACATTACTTGATGTATTATCAGGTATTGATGAATTAAAAATTTGTGTTAAGTATGAAATGAATGGTAGGGAACTAAACTCTATTCCAGCAACTAATTTTAAATATGAACAATGTAAACCAATTTATATTGATACACCTGGTTGAGCAGAAGATATATCGAATGCTACCTCATTTGATCAACTTCCAAATGAAGCAAAAAATTATTTAAAATTAATTGAAAAAATTTGTGAAATTAAAATTACAGGATTTTCTGTTGGTCCAGACAGAAATCAAACAGTAGTTCTTGAACATTTATTTTAA
- the pth gene encoding aminoacyl-tRNA hydrolase produces MPILIVGLGNPGKEYSYTRHNAGFIAIDKLLEKYGFQKKIDDFKAHIFFSNINNEKVLFVKPQTYMNLSGESIIAIMNYYKINIKDFLVIYDDKDLKLAELRFKEKGSAGGHNGIKNIIQHFKTENFNRLKIGIGIPPYNFKIVDWVLSKMSETEIACIEEKINKISLFIKEFIVDKNLLKIMNKYN; encoded by the coding sequence ATGCCAATTTTAATTGTAGGTTTAGGTAATCCAGGTAAAGAATATTCTTATACTAGACATAATGCAGGTTTTATTGCAATAGATAAATTACTTGAAAAATATGGTTTTCAAAAAAAAATTGATGATTTCAAAGCACATATTTTTTTTTCAAATATAAATAATGAAAAAGTTTTGTTTGTAAAACCTCAAACTTATATGAATTTATCAGGAGAATCAATTATTGCTATAATGAATTATTATAAAATTAATATTAAAGATTTTTTAGTTATTTATGATGACAAGGATTTAAAACTTGCAGAACTTAGATTTAAAGAAAAAGGAAGTGCTGGAGGACATAACGGTATAAAAAATATAATTCAACATTTTAAAACAGAAAATTTTAATAGACTAAAAATTGGAATAGGAATACCTCCTTATAATTTTAAAATTGTTGATTGAGTCTTATCAAAAATGAGTGAAACTGAAATTGCTTGTATTGAAGAAAAAATAAATAAAATTTCATTATTTATTAAAGAATTTATTGTTGATAAAAATTTATTAAAAATAATGAATAAATATAACTAA
- a CDS encoding ribose-phosphate diphosphokinase — translation MDKSKIKIFGLSSNKPLTKKICDLLGVSESQAQTSKFLDGEMIVQSLDSVRGQEIYIIQSTNQPVNDNLMELLIAVDAFKRASAARINVVIPYFGYARQDRKAKGRQPITARLVANLIEKAGVNRVITVDLHSTQIMGFFNIPTDNFSTAQTVASEIIDTIISEKMNPADCILVSPDHGGLTRVHGIEKYTGNITNGIAVIAKRRPEPNKAEVEFILGDIKGKTCFIIDDMIDTGGTIIKGAEALKEQGADKIYIIACHGLFNGDAKQKMENAMKDGIIKQVVITDTINIEEEKKFKGLKIISVDQLLANMILSSYKKDSLTSVYDDLKEGIEKRIQKYLKDWE, via the coding sequence ATGGATAAAAGTAAAATAAAAATTTTTGGTTTATCATCAAATAAACCACTAACTAAAAAAATTTGTGATTTATTAGGTGTTAGTGAGTCACAAGCTCAAACTTCAAAATTTTTGGACGGAGAAATGATTGTTCAATCACTTGATTCAGTTAGAGGACAAGAAATTTATATTATTCAGTCTACAAATCAACCAGTAAATGATAATTTAATGGAATTACTTATTGCAGTAGATGCGTTTAAAAGAGCAAGTGCAGCAAGAATTAATGTAGTTATTCCTTATTTTGGTTATGCACGTCAAGATAGAAAAGCAAAAGGAAGACAACCAATTACTGCAAGACTTGTTGCAAATTTAATTGAAAAAGCAGGAGTAAATAGAGTAATTACAGTAGATTTACATTCAACACAAATAATGGGGTTTTTTAATATTCCAACAGACAATTTTTCCACAGCTCAAACAGTTGCTTCTGAAATAATTGATACTATTATTTCAGAAAAAATGAATCCAGCAGATTGCATTTTAGTATCGCCCGATCATGGAGGATTAACAAGAGTTCATGGTATTGAAAAATATACTGGTAATATTACAAATGGTATTGCAGTAATTGCAAAAAGAAGGCCAGAACCGAATAAGGCGGAAGTAGAATTTATTTTAGGAGATATCAAAGGAAAAACTTGTTTTATAATTGATGATATGATAGATACTGGTGGAACAATTATAAAAGGTGCAGAAGCATTAAAAGAACAAGGTGCAGATAAAATATATATAATTGCATGTCATGGATTATTTAATGGAGATGCAAAACAAAAAATGGAAAATGCTATGAAAGATGGAATAATTAAACAAGTAGTAATTACAGATACTATTAATATTGAAGAAGAAAAAAAATTTAAAGGTTTAAAAATTATTTCAGTGGATCAATTACTTGCGAATATGATTTTATCATCTTACAAAAAAGATTCTTTAACATCTGTTTATGATGATTTAAAAGAAGGAATTGAAAAACGTATACAAAAATATTTAAAGGATTGAGAATAA
- a CDS encoding ABC-F family ATP-binding cassette domain-containing protein — protein sequence MGLVFFNDFSHANGGKKLYDNTSIRLNRGEHIALIGPNGAGKTTLLNIIAGKMPVDKGELKIHSKTKIGYLDQHQDVNLKETVDQYLKGAFNELFELEKRMNKIYEDMVIEYNEDLLVKALKYQDILNLNDFDSIDKKIGNLVTGLGIGQEKLNSKMEELSGGQRGKVILAKLLLSGNDFLLLDEPTNFLDLNQVEWLAKFLENYEKAFIMVSHDNDFINKTCEIIYALDNLKLTRFVGNYDKYLQESELKKEQYDKAFISQQREIKKLETYVAKNKARASTAKSAQSRQKVLDKMNVISERKDLTKPKFAFSYKRPSTSVIVRAEELVIGYDSPLLHSLNFELREGEKCIISGRNGIGKTTFLKTMATEISAFSGKVELGNNVEYAYFKQIENVNGISAIQYFMNKFPTITESEARSKIAQFGVKNTLMMQPMETLSGGEQTRVRLAALSMIPCSLLVLDEPTNHIDVLAKESLLEAIENFNGTVILTTHDINFSTNWANRTLDFTDLV from the coding sequence ATGGGATTAGTATTTTTTAATGATTTTTCACATGCTAATGGAGGTAAAAAATTATATGATAATACATCAATTAGACTAAATAGAGGTGAACATATAGCTCTTATTGGTCCAAATGGTGCAGGAAAAACAACTTTACTAAACATAATTGCAGGTAAAATGCCTGTAGATAAAGGTGAATTAAAAATTCATTCTAAAACAAAGATTGGCTATCTAGATCAACATCAAGATGTTAATTTAAAAGAAACTGTCGATCAATATTTAAAAGGAGCATTTAATGAATTATTTGAGCTTGAAAAAAGGATGAATAAAATTTATGAAGATATGGTAATTGAATATAATGAGGATTTACTAGTAAAAGCTTTAAAATATCAAGATATCTTAAATTTAAATGATTTTGATTCAATAGATAAAAAAATAGGTAATTTAGTTACAGGTTTAGGAATTGGTCAAGAAAAATTAAATTCTAAAATGGAAGAACTTAGTGGTGGACAAAGAGGAAAAGTAATTTTGGCAAAGTTACTACTAAGTGGAAATGATTTTTTACTACTTGATGAACCGACTAATTTTTTAGATCTTAATCAAGTTGAGTGATTGGCAAAATTTTTAGAAAATTATGAAAAAGCATTTATAATGGTTTCACATGATAATGATTTTATAAATAAAACTTGTGAAATAATTTATGCCTTAGATAATTTAAAATTAACTAGATTTGTTGGGAATTACGATAAATATTTACAAGAGTCAGAACTAAAAAAAGAGCAATATGATAAAGCATTTATTTCTCAACAAAGAGAAATAAAAAAATTAGAAACTTATGTAGCAAAAAATAAAGCAAGAGCTTCTACTGCAAAAAGTGCGCAATCAAGACAAAAAGTATTAGATAAAATGAATGTTATTTCTGAAAGAAAGGATCTAACAAAGCCAAAATTTGCTTTTTCTTATAAGAGGCCTTCAACTAGTGTTATTGTTAGAGCAGAAGAACTTGTTATAGGCTATGATTCACCTCTTTTACATTCACTAAATTTTGAATTAAGAGAAGGTGAAAAATGCATTATAAGTGGTAGAAATGGTATTGGAAAAACAACTTTTTTGAAAACTATGGCTACAGAAATAAGTGCTTTTTCTGGAAAAGTAGAGTTAGGTAATAATGTAGAATATGCTTATTTTAAACAAATTGAAAATGTAAATGGAATTTCAGCAATTCAATATTTTATGAATAAATTCCCAACAATTACAGAATCTGAAGCAAGATCAAAAATTGCTCAATTTGGTGTAAAAAATACACTAATGATGCAACCTATGGAAACTTTATCTGGTGGAGAGCAAACAAGAGTCAGACTTGCTGCCTTGAGTATGATACCATGTAGTCTTTTAGTTCTTGACGAACCAACTAATCATATTGATGTTTTAGCAAAAGAATCTTTATTAGAAGCTATTGAAAATTTTAATGGAACTGTTATATTAACAACTCATGATATAAACTTTTCAACAAATTGAGCAAATAGAACACTTGATTTTACAGATTTAGTGTAA
- a CDS encoding GHMP family kinase ATP-binding protein produces the protein MYKLKGKYHKIKSLFTIVENLYDEIVINKNKLKMDKIKCNIKKLETENFIYKVLEILRKHKVIKNFYSITLKKNIPLGSGLGGGSSNAISVAKAFTNNKKILKKIAKKIGMDCYFFIKEFNTAYVKGYGNRVYKRRTRVIIKKENLIFTNIEVDTKLVYSQFDKIESWKNRKEQNMLTIPALSLYPELVKFANLGFMSGSGSTFIKNNKNKP, from the coding sequence GTGTATAAATTAAAAGGAAAATATCATAAAATAAAATCATTATTTACAATTGTTGAAAATCTATATGATGAGATTGTTATTAATAAAAACAAATTAAAAATGGACAAAATTAAATGTAATATTAAAAAATTAGAAACTGAAAATTTTATATACAAAGTTTTAGAAATTTTAAGAAAACATAAAGTAATTAAAAATTTTTACTCTATCACTTTGAAAAAAAATATTCCATTAGGTTCTGGTCTTGGTGGAGGGAGTAGCAATGCAATTTCTGTTGCAAAAGCTTTTACTAATAATAAGAAAATTCTTAAAAAAATTGCAAAAAAAATTGGTATGGACTGTTACTTTTTTATTAAAGAATTCAATACTGCCTATGTAAAAGGATATGGAAATAGGGTATATAAAAGAAGAACAAGAGTAATAATTAAAAAAGAAAATCTTATATTTACAAATATTGAAGTAGACACAAAACTTGTTTATAGTCAATTTGATAAAATAGAAAGTTGAAAAAATCGAAAAGAACAAAATATGTTAACAATTCCTGCACTTTCCTTATATCCAGAGTTAGTAAAGTTTGCAAATTTGGGTTTTATGAGTGGTTCAGGTTCCACATTTATTAAAAATAATAAAAACAAACCTTAA
- the rsmA gene encoding 16S rRNA (adenine(1518)-N(6)/adenine(1519)-N(6))-dimethyltransferase RsmA, translating into MEYAKKRFGQNFITDKNLIKKIISTLGEEYEHLIIEIGPGKGALTEELCNKFSKVIAIEIDRDMEKILKSKILNSNFELIISDVLELDLEKLILSNNIKNVSIISNTPYYITSAIIFKTLNLSKYLNKAVFMVQKEVAKRICAKVNENNYNNLSIAVQLYATPKYEFTVSRNLFKPIPNVDSSIVTLIFNDLNIQKVRKPQEFINFVRKIFNNKRKNILNNLTNFTLDKIKAQFILDSLKINSNLRPENISIDNFIKIFDMVIKND; encoded by the coding sequence ATGGAATATGCAAAAAAAAGATTTGGACAAAATTTTATAACAGATAAAAACTTAATTAAAAAAATTATTTCAACATTGGGTGAAGAATATGAGCACTTAATCATTGAAATTGGTCCGGGAAAAGGAGCTTTAACAGAAGAATTGTGTAATAAGTTTTCAAAAGTAATTGCAATAGAAATTGATAGAGACATGGAAAAAATACTTAAGTCTAAAATTTTAAATTCTAATTTTGAATTAATTATTTCAGATGTACTAGAGTTAGACTTAGAAAAATTAATATTGAGTAATAATATTAAGAATGTTTCAATTATTTCAAATACACCTTATTATATTACTAGTGCAATTATATTTAAAACTTTAAACTTATCAAAATATTTAAATAAAGCTGTTTTTATGGTTCAAAAAGAAGTGGCTAAAAGAATATGCGCAAAGGTTAATGAAAATAATTACAATAATTTATCTATAGCGGTTCAACTTTATGCAACTCCTAAGTATGAATTTACAGTAAGTAGAAATTTATTTAAACCAATACCAAATGTTGATTCTTCAATTGTTACATTAATTTTTAACGATTTAAATATACAAAAAGTAAGAAAACCACAAGAATTTATTAATTTTGTGAGAAAAATTTTTAATAATAAAAGAAAAAATATATTAAATAATTTAACAAACTTTACTTTAGATAAAATTAAAGCACAATTTATATTAGATTCTCTTAAAATAAATTCTAATTTAAGACCAGAAAATATTTCAATAGATAATTTTATTAAAATTTTTGATATGGTAATAAAAAATGATTAA
- the rnmV gene encoding ribonuclease M5, with product MKIKQVVVVEGITDTLKLKKIFGKNNIDTIETNGLALSNETLKLIEAVNAKRGIIVFTDPDGPGNRIRDNINMYLNFKCFNAFINKKNINNSKKIGIAEANDEDIINSLSNLIKFNINNFLISWFDFLNNDFHLKENRIKIAKNFNWSENINVKKLFKWINLLNLDSEKIKKILGE from the coding sequence ATGAAGATAAAACAAGTAGTAGTAGTAGAAGGTATCACCGATACTTTAAAATTAAAAAAAATTTTTGGTAAAAATAATATTGATACAATAGAAACTAATGGGCTTGCTTTATCTAATGAAACTCTAAAATTAATAGAAGCTGTTAATGCTAAACGTGGCATAATTGTTTTTACAGATCCAGACGGACCTGGAAATAGAATACGAGATAACATTAATATGTATCTTAATTTTAAATGTTTTAATGCGTTTATCAACAAAAAAAATATAAATAATTCAAAAAAAATAGGAATTGCAGAGGCAAATGATGAAGATATTATAAATTCTCTTTCTAATTTAATTAAGTTTAATATTAATAATTTTTTAATTTCTTGATTTGACTTTCTAAATAACGATTTTCACTTAAAAGAAAATAGAATAAAAATTGCAAAAAACTTTAATTGAAGTGAAAATATTAATGTAAAAAAATTATTTAAATGAATTAATTTATTAAATTTAGATTCTGAGAAAATCAAAAAAATTTTAGGAGAATAG